From one Flavobacterium sp. N502536 genomic stretch:
- a CDS encoding acyl-CoA dehydrogenase family protein: MKPDLFQAPDYYNLDDLLTDEHKLVRESARAWVKREVSPIIEEYAQKAEFPTQIIKGLGEIGGFGPYIPVEYGGAGLDQISYGLIMQEIERGDSGVRSTSSVQSSLVMYPIWKYGNEEQRMKYLPKLATGEFMGCFGLTEPDHGSDPGSMITNFKDMGDHYLLNGAKMWISNAPFADIAIVWAKDEEGRIHGLIVERGMEGFTTPETHNKWSLRASSTGELIFDNVKVPKENLLPNKSGLGAPLGCLDSARYGIAWGAIGAAMDCYDTALRYAKERIQFGKPIGGTQLQQKKLAEMITEITKAQLLTWRLGVLRNEGKATTAQISMAKRNNVDMAIHIAREARQMLGGMGITGEYSIMRHMMNLESVITYEGTHDIHLLITGMDVTGIPAFKS; the protein is encoded by the coding sequence ATGAAACCAGACCTATTTCAAGCACCGGATTATTACAACCTAGATGACTTATTGACAGACGAACACAAATTAGTTCGCGAATCAGCACGTGCCTGGGTCAAGAGAGAAGTTTCTCCTATTATAGAAGAATATGCCCAAAAAGCAGAATTTCCAACACAAATTATAAAAGGACTTGGAGAAATTGGCGGTTTCGGACCTTATATTCCGGTAGAGTACGGAGGTGCAGGTCTGGATCAAATTTCTTATGGTTTAATCATGCAGGAAATAGAACGTGGAGATTCAGGTGTTCGATCGACTTCTTCAGTTCAATCTTCACTAGTAATGTATCCTATTTGGAAGTATGGAAATGAAGAGCAACGAATGAAATACTTACCCAAACTGGCTACCGGAGAATTTATGGGATGCTTTGGTTTGACAGAACCGGATCATGGTTCTGACCCGGGAAGTATGATTACTAATTTCAAAGATATGGGAGATCACTATCTTTTAAATGGTGCCAAAATGTGGATCTCAAATGCTCCTTTCGCAGATATTGCGATCGTTTGGGCAAAAGATGAAGAAGGAAGAATTCACGGTTTAATCGTTGAACGCGGCATGGAAGGTTTTACAACTCCTGAGACCCATAATAAATGGTCACTTAGAGCTTCTTCGACCGGAGAATTAATTTTTGACAATGTAAAAGTTCCTAAAGAAAATCTATTACCTAATAAGTCGGGACTTGGAGCACCTCTTGGGTGCTTAGATTCTGCACGATACGGAATTGCCTGGGGAGCCATCGGAGCTGCTATGGATTGTTACGACACTGCTTTACGTTATGCCAAAGAAAGAATTCAATTTGGGAAACCAATTGGAGGAACGCAGTTGCAACAGAAAAAATTAGCCGAAATGATTACCGAAATCACAAAAGCGCAATTATTAACCTGGCGTTTAGGTGTTTTACGTAACGAAGGAAAAGCTACTACTGCACAAATCTCAATGGCCAAACGTAATAATGTGGATATGGCCATACACATTGCACGTGAAGCAAGACAAATGTTGGGCGGAATGGGTATTACAGGCGAATACTCGATCATGCGCCATATGATGAATCTTGAAAGTGTGATTACTTATGAAGGAACGCATGACATTCATCTCTTGATAACCGGTATGGATGTAACTGGAATTCCAGCATTTAAATCATAA